Sequence from the Fulvivirga ligni genome:
AGTTTGGGAAGGCAGCTTATAACTACCTGAGGTTGTCCATTTTAAGAGCCTTTCGCTTGTAATACTTATTCACCAAAGGATAAATGAGTACGGCAAGTAAAATGATGCCTGTACCGAAGTAGAAACCAGGATCCATTTTCTCTTTTTCACCAAAGATCAAAACAGCCAGCACAATACCATAGACAGGCTCGAGGTTGATGGTCAGATTCACCACGAAAGCGGATATTCTTTTCATAAGCTCCACTGATACAGAGAAAGCATAAACGGTACATATTAATGAAAGGATAATTAAGTATATCCAATCCATACCCTGTGGAACAAGCTGAAGATCAGCACCTTTTAAGAAATAATATTTATAGAAAGGCAATAAAAGAACAGTTCCTATGCAAGCACCCAGCATTTCATAGAAGGTGATCATATATTGACTATGGTTTCTGGTAAGCTTACCATTGATCACCGAAAATATTGCCGCCAGCAGTGCTGACATAATCGCCATAAAAAGGCCTAAAGCATGATTAAACTGGAATCTGAAAATCACGTACAGACCAGCAATTACAATAAGCCCCAGCACCACCTCAAATATTTTAATCTTACGGCTATTGAACAATGGCTCAATGAAACTGGTCCATAATGAGCAGGTGGCAATCCCCGCTAAGCAAACGGAAGCAGTGGATACTCGTGCAGCTGCGAAAAACAAAATCCAATGGGCCGCAATTATGAAACCTGTTCCGAAAATCTTGAGCACTTCCTTAGTACCCAACTTAAAGTTTCTCTTTCTGATTAACAGGAGAACACCCATAGCCACGGCAGCCAAAAAGGTGCGATAAAACACGATTTCGACTGAATTAATAGAAATCAACAACCCCAAAATGGCTGTAAAGCCCCATATCAGAACTATGAAATGAAGCTTTATAAAATCCTTTGTGCTAGACATTATCTCGGTACGTACTTATACATGAGCATTGAAATACCTCCAAATAAAATATTAGGAAACCATACTGATATGGCTGGCGGTAAACCTCCAGCTTCAGCTATAGTTTTACTCATGATAAATAATAATATGTAAATAAATGAGAGAAAGAAGCCCAGTGCTATTTGAAAACCTGCCCCACCCCTTGTTTTGCGGGCAGAAACTATCACACCCATAAAGGTGAGAATAAGCACTGCAAACGGTGAAGTAAATCTGGTGTATTTCTCCACCTCATATACTTCTACATTACTGGCTCCACGCATCTTTAATTTATCAATCTGCTCGTTAA
This genomic interval carries:
- a CDS encoding DMT family transporter, translating into MSSTKDFIKLHFIVLIWGFTAILGLLISINSVEIVFYRTFLAAVAMGVLLLIRKRNFKLGTKEVLKIFGTGFIIAAHWILFFAAARVSTASVCLAGIATCSLWTSFIEPLFNSRKIKIFEVVLGLIVIAGLYVIFRFQFNHALGLFMAIMSALLAAIFSVINGKLTRNHSQYMITFYEMLGACIGTVLLLPFYKYYFLKGADLQLVPQGMDWIYLIILSLICTVYAFSVSVELMKRISAFVVNLTINLEPVYGIVLAVLIFGEKEKMDPGFYFGTGIILLAVLIYPLVNKYYKRKALKMDNLR